The DNA sequence AATCCCCTACTCGTTGCTGCCGGAGCTCCTCCGGTGTGACCCGCACCATCCTCAGCACCTCGGAGCTGAAGTTCTCGATCCGTCCATGCACGTCTGCAATGACAATGCCCATCGGGATGGAGTTCAACAGCGAGCGAATCCAGTCGGTATGGGCAGATTGATTGGTCAAAAGATAATAGAGGATATCTTCCCGGTGCAAATACCCCTCTGGCTTGCCATCCCGGTTCTGGATGACGACGACTTCTTCCCCGAATACTTTGAAAAAATCTAACATGTCCGCTTCCTGTTGGAAAAACGTGAGATTTGTGTGATACGGTAGCTGGCGCACCTGCTGTTTCATCCAATCTGGATCTTCCAGGGACGGCATGATGTCTGTATTTCGTATATAAGCCACAATATTTCCGTCTTGTTCGGCATCCGTGACAAACACGTAGCGTTCGTTGAAGCGTGACATGATGCTCCACAAATCGTTGGCGGAAGATTCAAACGACACAGTGTACGCTTTTCTGACAAACCATTTCGAAACCATAGGTCCTCCCGAAGTTGCTTGGATTGTTTCTACTATTATACGCGGGGCTCCCATGGGCGGGAAAGCGGAAAAGAAGACCGGGTGGACAGTCTTCTTTTCCTTAGCAGCTGCTTATATTTTCACTTGTGGAAGCACTTTTTTGAACATTTCGATCACTTGGTCCGCTTCTTCGTAGGTGATGGTGAGAGGCGGTTCGATCCGGATCGTTTTGGCGTTGATCAGGGTACCCGCGACGAGCACGCCATTGTCGAAGAGTCCTTTGGACACCTCGTAGCCGATCTCATCATTGTGGAACTCGACACCGATCAACAATCCTTTTCCGCGAATCTCCTGCACCTTGTCGCTATGGTCTGCAGCAGCTTCACGTAAGCCTTTTAGCAAATACTCTCCCATTTCCACACAACGATCCAGTAGATTTTCTTCGATTAGGACATTGAAAGTCGCGATTGCTGCTGCGCACGCCAGTGGGTTGCCCCCGAATGTCGTGGTTTGGACGAATGGGTTGGGGAAAAAGCTTTTGAATACTTCTTCGGTAGCCACGACTGCTCCCGCAGGCATGATGCCGCCGCCAAATGCTTTCGCGAGGCAAAGAATATCCGGTACTACATCATAATGCTCGCAGCAGAACATTTTCCCCGTGCGTCCCATGCCGGTTTGGACTTCATCTAGGATCAAGAGAGCCCCGTATTGGTCGCACAGCTCGCGAACCTGTTTCAGGTAGTTCTCCGGCGGCAGATTGACGCCGCCTTCCCCTTGGATCGGCTCCAGAATCACACCTGCAATCTCTTCGCCGACTAAAGCACACGCTTCAAAAGTCTTGCGCAGCATATCGATGTCACCGAAATGGACGTGACGGAATCCAGGAATCATGGGCAGGAACGGTTTGCGGAATACCCCTTTTGCCGTGGCTGACAAAGCCCCCAAGCTCTTCCCATGAAACGCTTTGGTCGTCGCGATAAAGGTGGTGCGTCCGGTGTGCATTTTGGCCAGTTTGATCGCCGCTTCCACGGTCTCTGTCCCGCTATTGGCAAAGTAGGCGTATTTCAAGTCGCCGGGAGTCACGTCAGCCAAGATTTTGGCCAGCATGGCTCGCAGAGGATCGAGCAAATCCTGGCTGTGCAGCGGTTGTCGGTTGAGCTGGTTGATGACCGCCTCCACCACTTTCGGATGTCGGTGGCCCACGTTGTAGATCCCGAATCCACCCAGACAATCAATATATACTTTGCCATTCACGTCCATGAACGAATTGGGGCCAGCGTCTTTCCACTCCACTGCAGCAAATTGGCCGTCTTTGGTCACCGATTTGCGGTAGCCGAGGAAGCCTGGATTGACGTGATCACGGAAATTCTCTACGGTTTGGCGTGTGACCCACGCGGCTTCATCCTTGGTAATCTCATCTTTGGCGATCAGGTCGAGTACCTGCTGGGTATAGGCATATACATCTGCGTATTGTTCTTTCACTTTTGCATTCGCTACTGCTTCACTCATCTTGTTGTCCTCCTGATTGGTTTGCTTTATTCGTTCTCGAACCATCCTGTTGGCTGAACGGCCATATTGATGTTGATTTGCTTCACTTCGGTGTATTCGTCAAAGCCGAACGTGCCGAGTCCGCGTCCGATTCCGCTCTGTTTGTAGCCGCCCCATGGCGCTTCGTTGTAGGTCGGATGGTAACAGTTGATCCAGGTGATGCCTGCGCGCAGCTTCTTGATGACGCGCATGGCCTTGGCTCCATCCTGAGTGAATACACCGCCTGCCAGACCGTACACCGTATCATTAGCAATACGGATCGCGTCCGCCTCGTCCTGGAAGCGCTGGATAGCCAGCACCGGTCCAAAAATTTCTTCCTGAACGATCCTCATGGATGGCGTCGTATCCGTGAAAATAGTTGGTTCGACGAAGTAGCCGTTCGCGTGTCCATTGGACGTGATGCGATTTCCGCCGCACACCAGCCGTGCCCCCTCTGATTTGCCCAACTCGATATAATGCAGCACCTTCTCCATATGGGTCTGACTGACAAGCGGCCCCATTTCTGTGGCTGGATCGTCTCCTGCACCGACACGGATTTTTTTCGCACGCTCCACCAGCCGCTCCACGAAACGATCATGGATGCTGTCTTCCAAAAGAAGTCGGGAGCCTGCGGAGCAAACCTGCCCCTGGTTGGCGAAAATGCCAAAGAGCGCATAGTCCACCGCTGTCTCAAAATCCGCATCCGCAAAGACGATATTAGGCGATTTGCCTCCCAGCTCCAACGAGATCTTCTTGATGTTGCCCGTAGCTGCTTTCATGATGCTGCGTCCGGTTGCGGTACCGCCTGTAAACGAGATTTTGTCCACGAGGTGGCTTTCGGCCAGTTCGTTGCCCACAGTAGCCCCTGCTCCTAGCACCATGTTGGCCACGCCTTTGGGAATGCCCACTTCCTCGATGATTTCGAACAGTTTAATGGCGGTGACCGGGGT is a window from the Brevibacillus choshinensis genome containing:
- a CDS encoding putrescine aminotransferase; this translates as MSEAVANAKVKEQYADVYAYTQQVLDLIAKDEITKDEAAWVTRQTVENFRDHVNPGFLGYRKSVTKDGQFAAVEWKDAGPNSFMDVNGKVYIDCLGGFGIYNVGHRHPKVVEAVINQLNRQPLHSQDLLDPLRAMLAKILADVTPGDLKYAYFANSGTETVEAAIKLAKMHTGRTTFIATTKAFHGKSLGALSATAKGVFRKPFLPMIPGFRHVHFGDIDMLRKTFEACALVGEEIAGVILEPIQGEGGVNLPPENYLKQVRELCDQYGALLILDEVQTGMGRTGKMFCCEHYDVVPDILCLAKAFGGGIMPAGAVVATEEVFKSFFPNPFVQTTTFGGNPLACAAAIATFNVLIEENLLDRCVEMGEYLLKGLREAAADHSDKVQEIRGKGLLIGVEFHNDEIGYEVSKGLFDNGVLVAGTLINAKTIRIEPPLTITYEEADQVIEMFKKVLPQVKI
- a CDS encoding aldehyde dehydrogenase family protein; this translates as MMNLKMYINGEWVDAQSKKTREIVNPANGERIALAAEGDVVDARHAIQTARDAFDSGVWSDLPAAERARYLFAIADKLEQRAEEIGRLETQDNGKPLRETAFDVADAAACFRYYAGMVTKPDGQTYHVADPVQAMVVREPVGVCGLIVPWNYPLLMGVWKIAPALAAGNTIVFKPSEVTPVTAIKLFEIIEEVGIPKGVANMVLGAGATVGNELAESHLVDKISFTGGTATGRSIMKAATGNIKKISLELGGKSPNIVFADADFETAVDYALFGIFANQGQVCSAGSRLLLEDSIHDRFVERLVERAKKIRVGAGDDPATEMGPLVSQTHMEKVLHYIELGKSEGARLVCGGNRITSNGHANGYFVEPTIFTDTTPSMRIVQEEIFGPVLAIQRFQDEADAIRIANDTVYGLAGGVFTQDGAKAMRVIKKLRAGITWINCYHPTYNEAPWGGYKQSGIGRGLGTFGFDEYTEVKQININMAVQPTGWFENE